The nucleotide sequence CTGCATAAACACTTACACTTCCTCCTTGAGCACTTGGTCTTATTGCAGAAAATACAGGAATTCCTATTCTATCAAGATCTGTAATATTTGTTATACGTGTTATACCTGCGGTTCTTAGTTTGTCTTCATTGTGTTTTATTGTTTCAGAAGGTTGACAAATTCTATGACCACCTTCAAAATATTTAAGTTGAATATCTGAAAACATTAATTAATCACCATAATTTTACATTATTTTGATATTATGTATAATTCTATTTATTAATTTATTAGTATATATTTTATTTTTAGAATTATTTTAATAAAATTTTATTTAATTTTTTGATTTTTAATTATCTTAGTTTGTTTTCCTTTATTTTTTATTGGCTTTTTATTTTAGGGTTTTAGTTTCTTTTGTTTGGTTTTTATTTTGGAGTTTTTTTTTGGTTTTATTTGGTTTTTTAGGGTTTTTAGTTTGTGGTTTTGTTTATAGAAATTTACTATTTTGAAACTATATTTAAGAAAGTTAATTCTAAAAAGTATAAGGATTTCAACAAGAATATTATTTTTATAAAAATTAGTTTTTTATAAGTTTTAAAATTAAAAAAAGTAAATTATTTCATTTTGAAATAATTTTTTTAAATCAGTTTTTACATTAACATGTTTAGTCCACCAGTATATGAAATATATACTAGAATTCCTGAAAAAAGAATTGTAATTAACCATATTATTGGATTCCAGTTAAATACTTTTGTTCCATCTAAAACACTAATTGGTAATAAATTAAATAATGCTAAAAATGCATTTACTGAGAATCCTAAATAAGATACTATACCTACGATTATATATCCTGCTGAACCTACTAATAAAAATGATTTTAAATTAAGTAATATTGCTAAGAATATTAATGCAAGAATAATATTTGTAATTGGTCCAACAATTGATATAATACCATTTTCTTTATCAGTCATATTATATCCATAGATATATACTGCACCAGGAGCAGCAAATATGAATCCAAAAAAGGAAGTAATAAGAGATACTATTAATCCTGTTGGTGAAAGTTTAAACTCTGCCCAATATCCATAATGTAGTGCAGCAAATTTATGTGCTAACTCATGTAATATGAAACCTAATCCTACACCAATAAGTACCATTGGGAATATACCAAATATTGAATTATAATTATGATTACAATAAAGTATACTGAAACCTAATGAAATTACTATTAATGAGATTATGAGGTCTCTTATTTCGTTTCCTGTAATTTTAAACATAAAGAATATATTTCTTCTTTTACTTATATATGTTTTACTAAATTTAGGAAATTTTTATTATTTTTATATTTTTTAATAATTTTATTGAAATTTTGTTTTATTGTTTTTCTTATTTTTGGTTTTGTTTTATTGGAATCTTATTTTTTGTTTCTTTAATGGTTTTTTAATTTTAAATCTTAATTTAATTTTAATTTAATTATATTTTAATTTAATTACTTTTTTATCAATAATTTTATAACTATTATTCATATTATCTTTTTTAAGTAAAATAGGTAAAAATTTAATAAGTATCTATGATATAATAAATATTATATAATATATCTTAAGGGGATATTAATGTCAAAATATGAAAGTCCAAGTTCTATTCATTTATCACATTTAATTAAAAAAACTCAAGAAGCAGATTATGATGGTTTATTATTAACTAATGTAAATAATATTAAATATGTTTCTAATTATAATCCTCAAAGCTTTGCATTTTTAGTTTTAAGTGAAAATCCTGTGGTATATGCAACAGAACTTGACTATGAAAATGCTAAACTTAATTCTCAAATTGAAGTTAGAAAATTTGAATCTATGTCTAGTTTAAATGATGATTTGGAAAAAGAAGGTAAAACTAAACTTGCAATTGAATCATCACTTCCTATTAGTTTATATCAAAAATTTTCAAAAGATTTTGATGGTAAATGTGATTTAACTATTGATAATATTATTGAAAATGAAAGGATGATAAAATCTTATGATGAAATTGTTAAAATTCAGGAAGCTACTAAGATTGCTCAAAAAGCATTTAAAGATCTTGATGTTCTACGTAAATATGATGCAGGTAAAAGTGAATGGGAAGTTTCATATGAACTAGGTAGATTGATGAGAGAATATGGTGCAGAATCAGAATCATTTGATACTATTGTTGCAAGTGGTAGTAATTCAAGTTTACCTCATTCTATTCCTCAACATAAAGAATTAGAAGCACCTATATTAATTGATTGGGGAGCTAAATATAAAGGGTATTGTTCTGATAATACTAGAACAATTGTTTTCAGTGATAAACAACAAGAAATTTTTGATATTGTTCTTGAAGCTCATGATAAAACAATCAAAGCAATTCATGCAGGTATGAAAGCATCTGATGTAGATAAAGTTGCAAGGGATATTATTACAGAATATGGTTATGGTGATAATTATATTCATAGTACTGGTCATAGTCTTGGTTTAGATATTCATGAGGAACCAAATGTCTCTTATAGAAATGATACTTTATTAGAAAGAAACATGTTTGTTACAGTAGAACCTGGTATTTATTTAGAAGGAGATTTTGGTGTAAGAATTGAAGATACTGTTATTGTAGATAAGGATAGTGCTCATATAATTGGTGATTTACCACAGATTATTGTTTAAATATTTTTTTATTTTTTTATTTTTTAGCTATTTATTAAATTTTTTACTTGCTAATGATTTTTAATTCTATTAAATTTTTATAATCTATTTTATTTTTTTTAAGTTAATTAATTAGAATTTAAATAATATCTTATTTTCTATATTATTTATGAAGTTTATTAACTTATTAAGTAAAATATCTAAAATATATAATGAAAAAATCCCATGGAAATATATTTTAAGATTTCAAAATTTTTTACTTAAAGCTGGAATTAATATATATTCTTGTGATGTTTTAGCTATTTTTACTTTAATTTCTGTCTTTTTATTTATAATTTTGTTTATTTTCTTTTATTTATTTAATATTGATTTTTTAATTATTTTAATCCTATTTCTATCTCCATTTATTATTTTTTATACATATTTAAATTATAAAATTGAATTAAGAAGAAAAGAAATTGAAGAATCTGCTCCTGATTTTTTAAAACAATTAGGATCTATGCTTCGTGTAGGTTTAAGTTTTGAGAATTCTATGGAATATATGTCTAATTATGGTTCTGGACCATTATATAATGAGATTAAAAGAACTGTTTATGAAATTAAATTAGGTGCTAATTTTGATGATGCTTGGATGAAATTAGCTATTAGATTAAATTCTAAAAATTTAGAACGCTCATTTAAAATTATATTAGATGGTAGAAAAAGTGGTGGAAGTATTGCTAGTGTTCTTGATGATTTATCTTATGATTTAAGAAGTATGGATATTTTATATAAAGAAAGAAAATCCTCAGTTATGATGGCAATAATGTTTTTGATTATTTCTGCAGTTATTGCTACTCCTTTTGCTATGGGTATGATTTGTATTTATTCTAATTTTATGGATTCTTTAGGAAAAGCTAGTTCTATACTTTCTGTTGTACCTATGGTTAGTAGTTCTTATATTATAATTCATTCTTTTTTAGTTGGTTTTATTATAAGTTTAATAATCTATGGTGATATTAAAAAAGGTTTTTATTATTCATTTTTTCTTGTTATATTTGCATATTTAATTTTTTATCTAATCTCTCATTTAGCCATTGGTTTATTCACTATTTAAAATAATATTTTATTATATTCGTATTTTTTAGAGGTTGTTTTATCATGTTTAATAAGATTTTTATTGAAGAAAATGCCCAATCTTCTGCAGAACTTATATTATTAATTGGTGGTATTTTGATTATTTTGATTGCTTTTTTAGACTTTTATAAAAAATATATAAATGATATACCTAGTAATGTTAATTCTAAAGAACTTTATGATTTTAACAATTCTATAAATCATTTATCTGATAAATTTAATAAATTTGTATAAATTTTTAATTTGCTTATTTTTTTTAAGTAGATTTATGTTTAATGAAAAAGGCATGTTTTATATTCTTATAATATTTAATCTATTAAAAACTATTTTTAATAATATAAATAGTATTCATAGTTCAAATTTGAATTTAAGAGTATTTTTTAAATTTAATATGTTTTAAAATCTTAAAATATTAATTTTTATTTTAGAATGATATTTACGTTTTTAATTAAGATAATTTATTAATCCAAAATATTTAATTGAATTAAAATTTAGACTAATAATTAATTATAGATTTATGAATTTTTTGAATAGTTTTTATTTTCTAGATATAATTTGATATAATGAGTATTTTAATTGCTTTAAAATTTAATTATAAGTAATATACTTATTATTGATTTTTATTTTTTAATTTATTTTAAAAATTCATATTCTAATTTTAGAGGTATTAATATGGATATTTTAATTAATGGTAAACATGTATCAAAGAATGAAACAATGGATGTTATAAATCCTTATGATAACAGTATTATTGATACAATACCTATTGCAGATAAAAATGATGTTAATGATGTTATTATTGCAGCAAATAATGCTAAAAGTAAAATAATGGAATTTTCATCAAGAAAAGTTTCTAATTTACTTTTTGATGCATATGATGATTTAAAAGAAAACAGTAATAAATTAGC is from Methanobrevibacter wolinii SH and encodes:
- a CDS encoding class III signal peptide-containing protein; translation: MFNKIFIEENAQSSAELILLIGGILIILIAFLDFYKKYINDIPSNVNSKELYDFNNSINHLSDKFNKFV
- a CDS encoding type II secretion system F family protein, which produces MKFINLLSKISKIYNEKIPWKYILRFQNFLLKAGINIYSCDVLAIFTLISVFLFIILFIFFYLFNIDFLIILILFLSPFIIFYTYLNYKIELRRKEIEESAPDFLKQLGSMLRVGLSFENSMEYMSNYGSGPLYNEIKRTVYEIKLGANFDDAWMKLAIRLNSKNLERSFKIILDGRKSGGSIASVLDDLSYDLRSMDILYKERKSSVMMAIMFLIISAVIATPFAMGMICIYSNFMDSLGKASSILSVVPMVSSSYIIIHSFLVGFIISLIIYGDIKKGFYYSFFLVIFAYLIFYLISHLAIGLFTI
- a CDS encoding zinc metalloprotease, whose product is MFKITGNEIRDLIISLIVISLGFSILYCNHNYNSIFGIFPMVLIGVGLGFILHELAHKFAALHYGYWAEFKLSPTGLIVSLITSFFGFIFAAPGAVYIYGYNMTDKENGIISIVGPITNIILALIFLAILLNLKSFLLVGSAGYIIVGIVSYLGFSVNAFLALFNLLPISVLDGTKVFNWNPIIWLITILFSGILVYISYTGGLNMLM
- a CDS encoding M24 family metallopeptidase: MSKYESPSSIHLSHLIKKTQEADYDGLLLTNVNNIKYVSNYNPQSFAFLVLSENPVVYATELDYENAKLNSQIEVRKFESMSSLNDDLEKEGKTKLAIESSLPISLYQKFSKDFDGKCDLTIDNIIENERMIKSYDEIVKIQEATKIAQKAFKDLDVLRKYDAGKSEWEVSYELGRLMREYGAESESFDTIVASGSNSSLPHSIPQHKELEAPILIDWGAKYKGYCSDNTRTIVFSDKQQEIFDIVLEAHDKTIKAIHAGMKASDVDKVARDIITEYGYGDNYIHSTGHSLGLDIHEEPNVSYRNDTLLERNMFVTVEPGIYLEGDFGVRIEDTVIVDKDSAHIIGDLPQIIV